The following coding sequences lie in one Rutidosis leptorrhynchoides isolate AG116_Rl617_1_P2 chromosome 4, CSIRO_AGI_Rlap_v1, whole genome shotgun sequence genomic window:
- the LOC139904085 gene encoding villin-5-like isoform X1, with protein MSVSMKEVDPAFQGAGRKPGIEVWRIENSNPVAVPEASYGKFFTGETYMILKTSPSKSGTFRYDIHYWVGKDASEGEAGIVAIKTLELDAAVGGRAVQYRELQGHESDRFLSCFKPCIIPEETEPQEHKNRMFVCKGKHVVHVQEVPLARSSLNHDAICILDSKNKIFQFNGSNTLIQERAKALEVVKYIRDTYHRSKCDMATIEDGMLMGDAEAGEFWGFFGGFAPLPKKTATNDAQSTDTFPNQLFCVNKGKAERVAADSLTKKLLDTHKCYFLDCGSEIYVWVGRSTPFDERKAANGAAEEHLRDQERPKSKIIRMIENFETVSFRSKFNSWPQPGDVVASEEGRGKVAALLKRQGLDVKGLVKGAPEKEEQQEDPEPYIDCSGTLQVWCVNGQEKSLLSETDQSKLYTGDCYIFQYTYSGDEQEECLIGTWFGKKSVTEDKDSAHSQASKMIESVKFLATQARIYEGHEPLLFKAIFQSFMILKGGLSNGYKKYISDKGLPDDTYKEDGIALFRVQGSGPENMQSIQVEPVASSLNSCYCYILHKDSLVFTWNGRQTTVDDQELAERQLDLIKPDLQTRVHKEGAESDQFWEILGGKKEYSAQKIPTETESDPHLFSCTLSKGYMKVTEIYNFDQDDLLTEDVYILDCHTSIFLWVGQEFHLKTKTQVLPIGEKFINRDVLLEKLSLQTPIFILMEASEPPFFTRFFKWDSKKAAMHGNSFQRRLSLIKDGGLSTMNLKPKKRAPVSFGGRSASEKPQRSRSVSVSSDRPRARGRSPAFNALASKFDNPGGRNLSTPPPQLNKLYAKSGGTTETGGGGGGGSFDTSRVLSKSRAIASLTASFDKPTREKLMPRSVKVSSDSTAKSELNSKVNVASSRKEPLPEKEDVKKNEAEDEEGVTVYPYDRITTSSTNPAPDIDVTKREVYLSKAEFKEKFNMTKEAFNKMPKWRQNKMKISLNLF; from the exons ATGTCTGTTTCTATGAAAGAAGTTGATCCAGCCTTTCAAGGAGCTGGGCGAAAACC AGGAATTGAGGTATGGCGTATCGAGAATTCTAACCCGGTAGCTGTCCCAGAGGCTTCTTATGGTAAATTTTTTACAGGGGAAACCTATATGATATTAAAG ACCAGTCCTTCAAAAAGTGGCACCTTCCGCTATGACATTCATTACTGGGTAGGTAAAGATGCAAGTGAG GGTGAAGCTGGAATTGTAGCCATAAAAACGCTTGAACTAGATGCAGCTGTTGGAGGACGAGCTGTTCAGTACCGTGAATTACAAGGTCATGAAAGTGACAGATTTCTATCTTGCTTTAAACCATGTATTATACCTGAAGAAACTGaacctcaagaacacaaaaatcgcATGTTTGTTTGCAAAGGAAAGCACGTGGTTCATGTACAAGAG GTTCCTTTGGCTCGATCTTCACTCAACCATGATGCCATCTGTATATTAGACAGTAAAAATAAGATTTTTCAGTTCAATGGGTCAAATACTTTGATACAAGAAAGGGCTAAAGCATTAGAAGTTGTGAAATATATTAGAGATACTTACCATCGTTCGAAATGTGATATGGCTACAATTG AGGATGGGATGCTGATGGGTGATGCTGAAGCTGGTGAATTTTGGGGTTTCTTTGGTGGATTTGCACCTCTTCCAAAGAAAACCGCAACCAATGATGCTCAAAGTACCGACACTTTTCCTAATCAGctattttg TGTGAACAAAGGGAAGGCAGAACGTGTTGCGGCTGATTCGTTGACAAAGAAACTACTAGATACACACAAATGCTATTTTCTGGACTGCGGATCAGAAATTTATGTGTGGGTGGGACGAAGTACTCCTTTTGATGAACGGAAAGCTGCAAATGGAGCTGCAGAA GAACATCTACGTGACCAGGAAAGGCCAAAATCTAAGATAATCCGCATGATTGAGAATTTTGAGACGGTATCTTTTCGGTCAAAGTTCAATTCGTGGCCTCAACCTGGTGATGTGGTAGCATCTGAGGAGGGTAGAGGCAAGGTGGCTG CACTCTTAAAACGCCAAGGGCTCGATGTTAAGGGTTTGGTTAAAGGTGCTCCCGAAAAGGAAGAACAACAGGAGGACCCTGAACCGTATATAGATTGCAGTGGAACCTTGCAG GTGTGGTGTGTGAATGGTCAAGAGAAGAGTCTCTTGTCAGAAACGGATCAGTCAAAACTTTACACCGGAGATTGCTATATCTTTCAATATACGTACTCTGGAGACGAACAAGAAGAGTGCCTTATAGGGACGTGGTTTGGAAAGAAAAGTGTAACG GAAGATAAGGATTCAGCTCACTCACAGGCAAGCAAGATGATTGAGTCAGTCAAGTTCTTGGCAACTCAG GCACGTATATATGAAGGACATGAACCTTTACTTTTCAAAGCGATATTTCAGAGTTTTATGATTCTCAAG GGTGGTCTCAGTAATGGATACAAGAAGTACATATCAGATAAGGGATTACCAGATGATACCTATAAAGAAGATGGAATCGCACTATTTCGAGTTCAAGGTTCTGGACCAGAAAACATGCAATCAATACAAGTTGAACCT GTTGCTTCGTCCTTGAACTCCTGCTACTGTTACATATTACACAAGGATTCACTCGTCTTTACATGGAACGGGAGGCAAACTACCGTTGATGACCAAGAACTTGCTGAGAGACAACTGGATCTCATAAAG CCCGATTTGCAAACCAGAGTTCATAAGGAGGGTGCAGAGTCTGATCAGTTTTGGGAAATTTTGGGTGGGAAAAAAGAATATTCTGCTCAAAAGATTCCAACGGAGACTGAAAGTGATCCTCATTTGTTCTCATGCACATTGTCCAAAGGTTATATGA AGGTGACTGAGATATACAACTTTGATCAGGATGATTTGTTGACAGAAGATGTATATATCCTTGACTGTCACACAAGCATCTTTCTTTGGGTAGGGCAAGAGTTTCATTTAAAGACCAAAACACAAGTATTACCTATCGGCGAG AAATTTATCAATCGTGATGTTCTTCTTGAGAAATTATCTCTTCAAACTCCTATATTTATCTTAATGGAAGCAAGTGAGCCGCCATTCTTCACACGTTTCTTCAAATGGGATTCAAAAAAGGCTGCA ATGCATGGAAACTCATTCCAAAGGCGACTCTCTCTTATAAAAGACGGAGGGCTGTCAACTATGAATCTT AAACCGAAAAAGAGAGCACCGGTATCATTTGGAGGACGGTCAGCGTCTGAAAAACCACAACGGTCAAGGAGTGTGTCAGTCAGCTCTGACCGACCACGTGCCCGGGGCAGATCTCCAGCCTTCAATGCCCTTGCTTCCAAGTTTGATAATCCAGGTGGACGGAATCTTTCGACTCCTCCACCACAGCTAAACAAGCTTTATGCCAAATCTGGAGGCACTACTGaaactggtggtggtggtggtggcggcagTTTTGATACGTCTAGAGTTCTTTCCAAGTCCAGGGCTATAGCATCACTAACCGCCTCTTTTGACAAACCAACACGAGAAAAACTTATGCCCCGTTCTGTTAAAG TGAGTTCCGATTCAACTGCAAAATCTGAGCTGAACTCCAAGGTTAACGTAGCGAGCAGTAGAAAGGAGCCATTACCAGAGAAGGAAGATGTAAAAAAGAATGAGGCTGAAGATGAGGAAGGTGTCACAGTGTACCCATATGATCGTATAACAACATCATCAACTAACCCTGCTCCAGATATTGATGTAACCAAACGAGAG GTGTATCTGTCGAAGGCTGAGTTTAAGGAGAAGTTTAATATGACGAAAGAGGCTTTCAACAAGATGCCAAAATGGAGACAAAATAAGATGAAAATTTCACTTAATCTTTTCTGA
- the LOC139904085 gene encoding villin-5-like isoform X2 has product MSVSMKEVDPAFQGAGRKPGIEVWRIENSNPVAVPEASYGKFFTGETYMILKTSPSKSGTFRYDIHYWVGKDASEGEAGIVAIKTLELDAAVGGRAVQYRELQGHESDRFLSCFKPCIIPEETEPQEHKNRMFVCKGKHVVHVQEVPLARSSLNHDAICILDSKNKIFQFNGSNTLIQERAKALEVVKYIRDTYHRSKCDMATIEDGMLMGDAEAGEFWGFFGGFAPLPKKTATNDAQSTDTFPNQLFCVNKGKAERVAADSLTKKLLDTHKCYFLDCGSEIYVWVGRSTPFDERKAANGAAEEHLRDQERPKSKIIRMIENFETVSFRSKFNSWPQPGDVVASEEGRGKVAALLKRQGLDVKGLVKGAPEKEEQQEDPEPYIDCSGTLQVWCVNGQEKSLLSETDQSKLYTGDCYIFQYTYSGDEQEECLIGTWFGKKSVTEDKDSAHSQASKMIESVKFLATQARIYEGHEPLLFKAIFQSFMILKGGLSNGYKKYISDKGLPDDTYKEDGIALFRVQGSGPENMQSIQVEPVASSLNSCYCYILHKDSLVFTWNGRQTTVDDQELAERQLDLIKPDLQTRVHKEGAESDQFWEILGGKKEYSAQKIPTETESDPHLFSCTLSKGDDMKVTEIYNFDQDDLLTEDVYILDCHTSIFLWVGQEFHLKTKTQVLPIGEKFINRDVLLEKLSLQTPIFILMEASEPPFFTRFFKWDSKKAAMHGNSFQRRLSLIKDGGLSTMNLKPKKRAPVSFGGRSASEKPQRSRSVSVSSDRPRARGRSPAFNALASKFDNPGGRNLSTPPPQLNKLYAKSGGTTETGGGGGGGSFDTSRVLSKSRAIASLTASFDKPTREKLMPRSVKVSSDSTAKSELNSKVNVASSRKEPLPEKEDVKKNEAEDEEGVTVYPYDRITTSSTNPAPDIDVTKREVYLSKAEFKEKFNMTKEAFNKMPKWRQNKMKISLNLF; this is encoded by the exons ATGTCTGTTTCTATGAAAGAAGTTGATCCAGCCTTTCAAGGAGCTGGGCGAAAACC AGGAATTGAGGTATGGCGTATCGAGAATTCTAACCCGGTAGCTGTCCCAGAGGCTTCTTATGGTAAATTTTTTACAGGGGAAACCTATATGATATTAAAG ACCAGTCCTTCAAAAAGTGGCACCTTCCGCTATGACATTCATTACTGGGTAGGTAAAGATGCAAGTGAG GGTGAAGCTGGAATTGTAGCCATAAAAACGCTTGAACTAGATGCAGCTGTTGGAGGACGAGCTGTTCAGTACCGTGAATTACAAGGTCATGAAAGTGACAGATTTCTATCTTGCTTTAAACCATGTATTATACCTGAAGAAACTGaacctcaagaacacaaaaatcgcATGTTTGTTTGCAAAGGAAAGCACGTGGTTCATGTACAAGAG GTTCCTTTGGCTCGATCTTCACTCAACCATGATGCCATCTGTATATTAGACAGTAAAAATAAGATTTTTCAGTTCAATGGGTCAAATACTTTGATACAAGAAAGGGCTAAAGCATTAGAAGTTGTGAAATATATTAGAGATACTTACCATCGTTCGAAATGTGATATGGCTACAATTG AGGATGGGATGCTGATGGGTGATGCTGAAGCTGGTGAATTTTGGGGTTTCTTTGGTGGATTTGCACCTCTTCCAAAGAAAACCGCAACCAATGATGCTCAAAGTACCGACACTTTTCCTAATCAGctattttg TGTGAACAAAGGGAAGGCAGAACGTGTTGCGGCTGATTCGTTGACAAAGAAACTACTAGATACACACAAATGCTATTTTCTGGACTGCGGATCAGAAATTTATGTGTGGGTGGGACGAAGTACTCCTTTTGATGAACGGAAAGCTGCAAATGGAGCTGCAGAA GAACATCTACGTGACCAGGAAAGGCCAAAATCTAAGATAATCCGCATGATTGAGAATTTTGAGACGGTATCTTTTCGGTCAAAGTTCAATTCGTGGCCTCAACCTGGTGATGTGGTAGCATCTGAGGAGGGTAGAGGCAAGGTGGCTG CACTCTTAAAACGCCAAGGGCTCGATGTTAAGGGTTTGGTTAAAGGTGCTCCCGAAAAGGAAGAACAACAGGAGGACCCTGAACCGTATATAGATTGCAGTGGAACCTTGCAG GTGTGGTGTGTGAATGGTCAAGAGAAGAGTCTCTTGTCAGAAACGGATCAGTCAAAACTTTACACCGGAGATTGCTATATCTTTCAATATACGTACTCTGGAGACGAACAAGAAGAGTGCCTTATAGGGACGTGGTTTGGAAAGAAAAGTGTAACG GAAGATAAGGATTCAGCTCACTCACAGGCAAGCAAGATGATTGAGTCAGTCAAGTTCTTGGCAACTCAG GCACGTATATATGAAGGACATGAACCTTTACTTTTCAAAGCGATATTTCAGAGTTTTATGATTCTCAAG GGTGGTCTCAGTAATGGATACAAGAAGTACATATCAGATAAGGGATTACCAGATGATACCTATAAAGAAGATGGAATCGCACTATTTCGAGTTCAAGGTTCTGGACCAGAAAACATGCAATCAATACAAGTTGAACCT GTTGCTTCGTCCTTGAACTCCTGCTACTGTTACATATTACACAAGGATTCACTCGTCTTTACATGGAACGGGAGGCAAACTACCGTTGATGACCAAGAACTTGCTGAGAGACAACTGGATCTCATAAAG CCCGATTTGCAAACCAGAGTTCATAAGGAGGGTGCAGAGTCTGATCAGTTTTGGGAAATTTTGGGTGGGAAAAAAGAATATTCTGCTCAAAAGATTCCAACGGAGACTGAAAGTGATCCTCATTTGTTCTCATGCACATTGTCCAAAG GAGATGATATGAAG GTGACTGAGATATACAACTTTGATCAGGATGATTTGTTGACAGAAGATGTATATATCCTTGACTGTCACACAAGCATCTTTCTTTGGGTAGGGCAAGAGTTTCATTTAAAGACCAAAACACAAGTATTACCTATCGGCGAG AAATTTATCAATCGTGATGTTCTTCTTGAGAAATTATCTCTTCAAACTCCTATATTTATCTTAATGGAAGCAAGTGAGCCGCCATTCTTCACACGTTTCTTCAAATGGGATTCAAAAAAGGCTGCA ATGCATGGAAACTCATTCCAAAGGCGACTCTCTCTTATAAAAGACGGAGGGCTGTCAACTATGAATCTT AAACCGAAAAAGAGAGCACCGGTATCATTTGGAGGACGGTCAGCGTCTGAAAAACCACAACGGTCAAGGAGTGTGTCAGTCAGCTCTGACCGACCACGTGCCCGGGGCAGATCTCCAGCCTTCAATGCCCTTGCTTCCAAGTTTGATAATCCAGGTGGACGGAATCTTTCGACTCCTCCACCACAGCTAAACAAGCTTTATGCCAAATCTGGAGGCACTACTGaaactggtggtggtggtggtggcggcagTTTTGATACGTCTAGAGTTCTTTCCAAGTCCAGGGCTATAGCATCACTAACCGCCTCTTTTGACAAACCAACACGAGAAAAACTTATGCCCCGTTCTGTTAAAG TGAGTTCCGATTCAACTGCAAAATCTGAGCTGAACTCCAAGGTTAACGTAGCGAGCAGTAGAAAGGAGCCATTACCAGAGAAGGAAGATGTAAAAAAGAATGAGGCTGAAGATGAGGAAGGTGTCACAGTGTACCCATATGATCGTATAACAACATCATCAACTAACCCTGCTCCAGATATTGATGTAACCAAACGAGAG GTGTATCTGTCGAAGGCTGAGTTTAAGGAGAAGTTTAATATGACGAAAGAGGCTTTCAACAAGATGCCAAAATGGAGACAAAATAAGATGAAAATTTCACTTAATCTTTTCTGA
- the LOC139904085 gene encoding villin-5-like isoform X3 — protein sequence MSVSMKEVDPAFQGAGRKPGIEVWRIENSNPVAVPEASYGKFFTGETYMILKTSPSKSGTFRYDIHYWVGKDASEGEAGIVAIKTLELDAAVGGRAVQYRELQGHESDRFLSCFKPCIIPEETEPQEHKNRMFVCKGKHVVHVQEVPLARSSLNHDAICILDSKNKIFQFNGSNTLIQERAKALEVVKYIRDTYHRSKCDMATIEDGMLMGDAEAGEFWGFFGGFAPLPKKTATNDAQSTDTFPNQLFCVNKGKAERVAADSLTKKLLDTHKCYFLDCGSEIYVWVGRSTPFDERKAANGAAEEHLRDQERPKSKIIRMIENFETVSFRSKFNSWPQPGDVVASEEGRGKVAALLKRQGLDVKGLVKGAPEKEEQQEDPEPYIDCSGTLQVWCVNGQEKSLLSETDQSKLYTGDCYIFQYTYSGDEQEECLIGTWFGKKSVTEDKDSAHSQASKMIESVKFLATQARIYEGHEPLLFKAIFQSFMILKGGLSNGYKKYISDKGLPDDTYKEDGIALFRVQGSGPENMQSIQVEPVASSLNSCYCYILHKDSLVFTWNGRQTTVDDQELAERQLDLIKPDLQTRVHKEGAESDQFWEILGGKKEYSAQKIPTETESDPHLFSCTLSKDDMKVTEIYNFDQDDLLTEDVYILDCHTSIFLWVGQEFHLKTKTQVLPIGEKFINRDVLLEKLSLQTPIFILMEASEPPFFTRFFKWDSKKAAMHGNSFQRRLSLIKDGGLSTMNLKPKKRAPVSFGGRSASEKPQRSRSVSVSSDRPRARGRSPAFNALASKFDNPGGRNLSTPPPQLNKLYAKSGGTTETGGGGGGGSFDTSRVLSKSRAIASLTASFDKPTREKLMPRSVKVSSDSTAKSELNSKVNVASSRKEPLPEKEDVKKNEAEDEEGVTVYPYDRITTSSTNPAPDIDVTKREVYLSKAEFKEKFNMTKEAFNKMPKWRQNKMKISLNLF from the exons ATGTCTGTTTCTATGAAAGAAGTTGATCCAGCCTTTCAAGGAGCTGGGCGAAAACC AGGAATTGAGGTATGGCGTATCGAGAATTCTAACCCGGTAGCTGTCCCAGAGGCTTCTTATGGTAAATTTTTTACAGGGGAAACCTATATGATATTAAAG ACCAGTCCTTCAAAAAGTGGCACCTTCCGCTATGACATTCATTACTGGGTAGGTAAAGATGCAAGTGAG GGTGAAGCTGGAATTGTAGCCATAAAAACGCTTGAACTAGATGCAGCTGTTGGAGGACGAGCTGTTCAGTACCGTGAATTACAAGGTCATGAAAGTGACAGATTTCTATCTTGCTTTAAACCATGTATTATACCTGAAGAAACTGaacctcaagaacacaaaaatcgcATGTTTGTTTGCAAAGGAAAGCACGTGGTTCATGTACAAGAG GTTCCTTTGGCTCGATCTTCACTCAACCATGATGCCATCTGTATATTAGACAGTAAAAATAAGATTTTTCAGTTCAATGGGTCAAATACTTTGATACAAGAAAGGGCTAAAGCATTAGAAGTTGTGAAATATATTAGAGATACTTACCATCGTTCGAAATGTGATATGGCTACAATTG AGGATGGGATGCTGATGGGTGATGCTGAAGCTGGTGAATTTTGGGGTTTCTTTGGTGGATTTGCACCTCTTCCAAAGAAAACCGCAACCAATGATGCTCAAAGTACCGACACTTTTCCTAATCAGctattttg TGTGAACAAAGGGAAGGCAGAACGTGTTGCGGCTGATTCGTTGACAAAGAAACTACTAGATACACACAAATGCTATTTTCTGGACTGCGGATCAGAAATTTATGTGTGGGTGGGACGAAGTACTCCTTTTGATGAACGGAAAGCTGCAAATGGAGCTGCAGAA GAACATCTACGTGACCAGGAAAGGCCAAAATCTAAGATAATCCGCATGATTGAGAATTTTGAGACGGTATCTTTTCGGTCAAAGTTCAATTCGTGGCCTCAACCTGGTGATGTGGTAGCATCTGAGGAGGGTAGAGGCAAGGTGGCTG CACTCTTAAAACGCCAAGGGCTCGATGTTAAGGGTTTGGTTAAAGGTGCTCCCGAAAAGGAAGAACAACAGGAGGACCCTGAACCGTATATAGATTGCAGTGGAACCTTGCAG GTGTGGTGTGTGAATGGTCAAGAGAAGAGTCTCTTGTCAGAAACGGATCAGTCAAAACTTTACACCGGAGATTGCTATATCTTTCAATATACGTACTCTGGAGACGAACAAGAAGAGTGCCTTATAGGGACGTGGTTTGGAAAGAAAAGTGTAACG GAAGATAAGGATTCAGCTCACTCACAGGCAAGCAAGATGATTGAGTCAGTCAAGTTCTTGGCAACTCAG GCACGTATATATGAAGGACATGAACCTTTACTTTTCAAAGCGATATTTCAGAGTTTTATGATTCTCAAG GGTGGTCTCAGTAATGGATACAAGAAGTACATATCAGATAAGGGATTACCAGATGATACCTATAAAGAAGATGGAATCGCACTATTTCGAGTTCAAGGTTCTGGACCAGAAAACATGCAATCAATACAAGTTGAACCT GTTGCTTCGTCCTTGAACTCCTGCTACTGTTACATATTACACAAGGATTCACTCGTCTTTACATGGAACGGGAGGCAAACTACCGTTGATGACCAAGAACTTGCTGAGAGACAACTGGATCTCATAAAG CCCGATTTGCAAACCAGAGTTCATAAGGAGGGTGCAGAGTCTGATCAGTTTTGGGAAATTTTGGGTGGGAAAAAAGAATATTCTGCTCAAAAGATTCCAACGGAGACTGAAAGTGATCCTCATTTGTTCTCATGCACATTGTCCAAAG ATGATATGAAG GTGACTGAGATATACAACTTTGATCAGGATGATTTGTTGACAGAAGATGTATATATCCTTGACTGTCACACAAGCATCTTTCTTTGGGTAGGGCAAGAGTTTCATTTAAAGACCAAAACACAAGTATTACCTATCGGCGAG AAATTTATCAATCGTGATGTTCTTCTTGAGAAATTATCTCTTCAAACTCCTATATTTATCTTAATGGAAGCAAGTGAGCCGCCATTCTTCACACGTTTCTTCAAATGGGATTCAAAAAAGGCTGCA ATGCATGGAAACTCATTCCAAAGGCGACTCTCTCTTATAAAAGACGGAGGGCTGTCAACTATGAATCTT AAACCGAAAAAGAGAGCACCGGTATCATTTGGAGGACGGTCAGCGTCTGAAAAACCACAACGGTCAAGGAGTGTGTCAGTCAGCTCTGACCGACCACGTGCCCGGGGCAGATCTCCAGCCTTCAATGCCCTTGCTTCCAAGTTTGATAATCCAGGTGGACGGAATCTTTCGACTCCTCCACCACAGCTAAACAAGCTTTATGCCAAATCTGGAGGCACTACTGaaactggtggtggtggtggtggcggcagTTTTGATACGTCTAGAGTTCTTTCCAAGTCCAGGGCTATAGCATCACTAACCGCCTCTTTTGACAAACCAACACGAGAAAAACTTATGCCCCGTTCTGTTAAAG TGAGTTCCGATTCAACTGCAAAATCTGAGCTGAACTCCAAGGTTAACGTAGCGAGCAGTAGAAAGGAGCCATTACCAGAGAAGGAAGATGTAAAAAAGAATGAGGCTGAAGATGAGGAAGGTGTCACAGTGTACCCATATGATCGTATAACAACATCATCAACTAACCCTGCTCCAGATATTGATGTAACCAAACGAGAG GTGTATCTGTCGAAGGCTGAGTTTAAGGAGAAGTTTAATATGACGAAAGAGGCTTTCAACAAGATGCCAAAATGGAGACAAAATAAGATGAAAATTTCACTTAATCTTTTCTGA